The Bacteroidales bacterium region CATACTTCCAAAAAAAAGCAAACCTTCCCTGTTTCTCTTTTTTATTTTTATAAATTTTATGATGTGTTTCAGATGCAAGAGAGTTCAGGTATGCCTCTGTTTCACTTCCGGGAAAATATGTTTGGGCATAAGATAAATCGTCTGTTATTTTTATAAAAAGCTCTGCTTGTAAATCGGGGTTGCTATATCCGCTTGAATTAATTATTTTTTCAAATTCTTTCCACCGAGACGCATTTTTATTTAAAAAAACGATTTCTTTCACCTGCTTAATTTTTTATATTTTACAAATCTAATAAAATCGCTTAATTTTTTTGTTATTTTTGCATACCTTAATTTTATTTTCCTTGAATATGCAAAAATTGAATGTTGAAACAGGACAAAATGTAGTTATAAGAAAAGATTTGGCAAATGTTGGCGAACGCATTGCTGCACAGCTCATTGATTATGTAATTATGGTCACATACTATTTAATTCTTTTGTTAATTTCAAATTTATTTTCAAATTACTCTAATCAAAATGTTTTTGTAATAATATTTCTTATTCCGGTTTTCTTTTACGCTCTTTTATCCGAAATATTTATGCAGGGACAAAGTTTGGGAAAAAAGGCGTTAAAAATAAAAGTTGTAAAAGTGTCGGGAGCTCAACCTACAATAGGAAATTATATTATCAGATGGCTGTTTAAAGTTATTGAGGGTAATTTTGCAATTCTTTTCGGTTCACCGGCAATAATAACAATTGCTGCAAACGGCAAAGGTCAAAGATTAGGAGATTTGGTTGCTAAAACATCGGTTGTAAGCCTAAAGCGAAAAGATTCTTTGGAAGATACTGTTTTTGTTGAACTCCCGGAAAAATATAAACTGATTTACCCTGAAGTCGAAAAGCTTGAGCTTTCAGACATTAAGACAATTAAAGATGTTACCAAACATTATAAGAAAAACATAACAAATGCTGCTGCTGTTTCTATGCTTAAAGATACTGTATTTGCTGTTAAACGAAAAACAGGTATTGTTTCTGCGGAAGTTCCGTTAATATTTTTGCAAAATATACTTTCCGATTATAACTATTTACATAAACCCGGAAAATAAATTAAATGTTTTGTAAGTGTCAATATTTCTGCTGACCTGAGTTCTTCGTTTTTTCTGTTCTTATTCCCCGTACATTTCAATTATTTCATCTTTTGCTTTTCCGAGAATATTAAATTCTTTTCCTATTTTGATAAAAGCATTAATTGCCTTATTCAAATGCTCTTTTGTATGTGCCGCTGAAAGTTGAATTCTAATTCTTGCTTGACCTTTTGCGACAACCGGATAATAAAATCCGATTACATAAATTCCCTCATTCAATAATTTTGCAGCAAAATCTTGAGATAATTTAGCATTAAACAACATTAGTGCAACTATAGCAGAATCTGAGGGTTTAATAATAAATCCGGCATCTTCCATCTTTTTTCTGAAATACTCGGAATTGCTCATTAATGTATCGCGAAGTTCTGTTGATGTGCTTAATAAGTCGAATACTTGAATTGCTGCTCCTGTAATAACCGGAGCTAAGGAGTTTGAGAACAAATAAGGTCGTGAGCGTTGCCTTAATATCTCAATAATTTCTTTTTTGCCGGTTGTAAATCCTCCCATTGCACCTCCCAATGCTTTTCCGAGGGTGCTTGTAATTATATCTACCCTGTCAATTACATTATGATATTCATGTGTACCTTTTCCTGTTTTTCCGATAAATCCGGAAGCATGACTGTCGTCAACCATAACAAGAGCATCATATTTATCTGCTAAATCACAAATCACATTTAACTTTGCAATGTCTCCGTCCATTGAGAAAACACCGTCTGTTACAATGATTTTGTGTCGTTGTGCTTGCGACAATTTTAACTGTGTTTCTAAATCTTCCATATCGCTGTGCTTGTATCTATAGCGTGCAGCTTTACAGAGACGAACACCGTCAATAATCGAAGCATGATTTAATTCGTCTGAAATAATAGCATCCTCACCGGTAAATAACGGTTCAAACACTCCGCCGTTTGCATCAAATGCGGCAGCGTATAATATTGTGTCTTCTGTTCCGAAGAAACCGGCAATTTTTTGTTCAAGTTCTTTATGTATGTCTTGTGTTCCGCATATAAACCTAACGGATGACATTCCGTAGCCGTGTGTATCCAGTGTTTTTTTGGCTGCTTCTATTACTTTCGGATGTGAGGATAATCCCAAATAGTTATTCGCACA contains the following coding sequences:
- a CDS encoding RDD family protein — translated: MQKLNVETGQNVVIRKDLANVGERIAAQLIDYVIMVTYYLILLLISNLFSNYSNQNVFVIIFLIPVFFYALLSEIFMQGQSLGKKALKIKVVKVSGAQPTIGNYIIRWLFKVIEGNFAILFGSPAIITIAANGKGQRLGDLVAKTSVVSLKRKDSLEDTVFVELPEKYKLIYPEVEKLELSDIKTIKDVTKHYKKNITNAAAVSMLKDTVFAVKRKTGIVSAEVPLIFLQNILSDYNYLHKPGK
- the kbl gene encoding glycine C-acetyltransferase: MYGKLKGYLKNELKAIENAGLYKNERIITTPQDADISLTTGESVINFCANNYLGLSSHPKVIEAAKKTLDTHGYGMSSVRFICGTQDIHKELEQKIAGFFGTEDTILYAAAFDANGGVFEPLFTGEDAIISDELNHASIIDGVRLCKAARYRYKHSDMEDLETQLKLSQAQRHKIIVTDGVFSMDGDIAKLNVICDLADKYDALVMVDDSHASGFIGKTGKGTHEYHNVIDRVDIITSTLGKALGGAMGGFTTGKKEIIEILRQRSRPYLFSNSLAPVITGAAIQVFDLLSTSTELRDTLMSNSEYFRKKMEDAGFIIKPSDSAIVALMLFNAKLSQDFAAKLLNEGIYVIGFYYPVVAKGQARIRIQLSAAHTKEHLNKAINAFIKIGKEFNILGKAKDEIIEMYGE